A genomic segment from Microcoleus sp. FACHB-831 encodes:
- the aroC gene encoding chorismate synthase, producing MGNTFGHLFRITTFGESHGGGVGVVIDGCPPRLEISAEEIQKELDRRRPGQSKITTPRKEADTCEILSGVFEGKTLGTPIAILVRNEDTRSQDYEAQKYRPSHADATYDAKYGIRNWQGGGRSSARETIGRVAAGAIAKKILKQFSGVDIVAYVKRVKDLEGIVDPNTVTLEQVESNIVRCPDADCAEQMIELIEQVRNIGDSIGGVVECVARQVPKGLGSPVFDKLEADLAKGVMSLPATKGFEIGSGFAGTLLTGSEHNDEFYTDERGEIRTQTNRSGGIQGGISNGENIIMRVAFKPTATIRKEQRTVTQEGEETILAAKGRHDPCVLPRAVPMVEAMVALVLCDHLLRHQGQCGTYLGT from the coding sequence ATGGGCAACACCTTCGGTCATCTGTTTCGCATCACCACATTTGGCGAATCTCACGGCGGCGGCGTCGGCGTCGTCATCGATGGTTGTCCGCCGCGACTAGAAATTTCTGCCGAAGAAATACAGAAGGAACTAGACCGCAGGCGTCCGGGACAAAGTAAAATCACCACACCCCGCAAAGAAGCAGACACCTGTGAAATACTCTCCGGTGTCTTTGAGGGCAAAACCTTGGGAACGCCTATCGCCATTCTGGTGCGGAACGAGGACACACGTTCCCAAGATTATGAGGCGCAGAAATATCGTCCTTCTCACGCCGATGCTACCTACGACGCCAAATATGGCATCCGTAACTGGCAGGGTGGGGGGCGCTCGTCAGCACGCGAGACAATAGGACGAGTCGCAGCAGGAGCGATCGCTAAAAAAATCCTCAAGCAATTTTCAGGTGTTGATATCGTCGCCTACGTCAAGCGCGTCAAAGACTTAGAAGGCATCGTAGATCCCAACACCGTCACCCTCGAACAAGTAGAAAGCAACATTGTCCGCTGTCCTGACGCAGACTGTGCCGAGCAGATGATAGAACTAATTGAGCAGGTGCGGAACATCGGTGACTCCATCGGCGGCGTCGTTGAATGCGTTGCCCGTCAAGTACCTAAAGGACTCGGTTCTCCAGTATTTGATAAGCTGGAAGCAGATCTGGCTAAGGGCGTCATGTCTTTACCAGCAACTAAAGGATTTGAAATTGGTTCGGGTTTTGCGGGTACCTTGCTTACTGGTAGCGAACACAACGATGAATTTTATACCGACGAGCGCGGTGAAATTCGCACCCAAACCAACCGTTCCGGCGGTATTCAGGGTGGCATCTCCAACGGCGAAAACATTATTATGCGAGTGGCTTTTAAACCTACTGCTACCATTCGCAAAGAACAACGCACTGTAACCCAAGAGGGAGAAGAAACTATACTGGCAGCTAAGGGTCGTCACGACCCTTGCGTTTTGCCTAGAGCAGTTCCTATGGTAGAAGCAATGGTCGCCTTAGTTTTGTGCGACCATTTGTTGCGCCATCAGGGGCAGTGTGGCACATATTTAGGCACTTAG
- a CDS encoding MBL fold metallo-hydrolase, which produces METIPSSDFFIQFWGVRGSIPTPGKDTVRYGGNTSCIEMHVGGKRLIFDGGTGLRVLGKSLLKQGPVEAHMFFTHYHWDHIQGVPFFTPAFREGNCFHIHGALPADASSMKQHFCERVLHSNSPVPLEGMHADLNFYELICGETFKLDDITIETRPLNHPNGAMGYRVTWQGHSVFYCTDTEHLPDRLDENVLHLAREAEVLIYDAMYTDEEYSNPKSPKYGWGHSTWQEGVKVAQAAGVKRLAVFHHEPNHSDDFLDNVAIQVQEACPGAFLAHEGMIVSVV; this is translated from the coding sequence ATGGAAACCATTCCTTCCTCTGATTTTTTTATCCAATTCTGGGGCGTCCGAGGCAGTATTCCTACCCCCGGTAAAGATACTGTACGCTACGGCGGCAATACATCCTGTATTGAGATGCACGTGGGTGGAAAACGCCTGATTTTTGATGGCGGCACAGGCTTGCGAGTATTAGGCAAAAGTTTGCTAAAACAGGGGCCTGTGGAAGCACATATGTTTTTTACCCACTACCACTGGGATCACATTCAAGGAGTGCCATTTTTTACCCCAGCCTTTAGGGAGGGTAATTGCTTCCACATTCACGGGGCGCTTCCCGCCGATGCTTCATCCATGAAACAGCATTTTTGCGAACGGGTGCTGCACTCCAATTCTCCCGTACCGCTTGAGGGGATGCATGCTGACCTGAATTTTTATGAGTTGATATGCGGCGAGACTTTCAAGCTGGATGATATCACGATTGAGACGCGCCCGCTCAACCATCCCAATGGAGCGATGGGCTATCGCGTGACGTGGCAGGGACATTCCGTTTTCTACTGTACTGATACAGAACATCTCCCGGATCGCCTTGATGAAAATGTGCTGCACTTAGCTCGTGAAGCCGAGGTACTCATCTATGATGCGATGTACACGGATGAAGAGTATAGCAATCCTAAATCGCCCAAGTACGGCTGGGGTCACTCGACGTGGCAGGAAGGCGTGAAAGTGGCGCAAGCTGCTGGGGTTAAGCGCCTTGCTGTCTTCCACCACGAGCCTAACCACAGCGATGACTTTCTAGACAACGTGGCTATTCAAGTCCAAGAAGCTTGCCCTGGTGCGTTCCTTGCCCATGAGGGGATGATTGTCTCGGTAGTCTAA